The following coding sequences are from one Leishmania donovani BPK282A1 complete genome, chromosome 3 window:
- a CDS encoding ATP-binding cassette protein subfamily F, member 1, putative, which yields MDLVQLQRILSTYDERVVKVFVSHIPELGLRKIDDCVLEYMLKMLEGQTSSESYLPEEIIEETMKLYFREFDVFSDCEEKLNKSTAAICQQMLKEGITKKPSEESSRLASAVNIGRQYEESLKRATMIKSVGKVTTANTNEDWTWETKRSAAKDMRKKRKEDEKKAMLAEEYEEFLRKRGISNTAAVTKIHHKGEGTSYSTDIRCEAIHIQLGKQVLLDDTDLVLLTGHKYGLIGRNGAGKTTLLRALAERELEGVSPFMQILHVEQEIVAGAETPLEVLLATDVERAQLLREEQELLKQNDTEANARLNEVYARLDAIDAHSAEARAATILHGLSFTQDMMTSPTKQLSGGWRMRVALARALFVEPDVLLLDEPTNHLDLFAVLWLEQFLRDWQKTLIVVSHSRTFLNNVCSEIIHLVGHHLHYYNGNYDQFEITRVEQERQQKKQHAAQEKQRAHIQAFIDKFRYNANRAKMAQSRIKALERMEMVADVVTDPQFAFTFPDAEPVSGSFIEMVDCEFGYKPGVSLFKDVNMGIDESSRIVLVGANGVGKSTFMNVCTGALEPRSGTVVRNKKIRVAHFAQHNMESLTPQLSSLEFLRSKFPHMEDQQLRAHLGSMGLSGERALQPIYTLSGGQKSRLVLAWITFQKPHLLLLDEPTNHLDIDTVNALIEALLAYNGGLLVISHDEYFITSLCDDIFVCEDNTVKKFDGDFAEYRKHVMKMMK from the coding sequence atggacttggtgcagctgcagcgaaTCCTCAGCACGTACGATGAGCGTGTGGTGAAAGTCTTTGTGAGCCACATCCCGGAACTGGGGCTGCGCAAGATCGATGACTGCGTCCTCGAGTACATGCTCAAGATGCTGGAGGGGCAGACCTCGTCGGAGTCGTACCTGCCGGAGGAGATCATCGAGGAGACGATGAAGCTGTACTTCCGCGAGTTCGACGTTTTCAGCGACTGCGAAGAAAAGCTAAACAAGAGCACCGCGGCCATCTGCCAGCAGATGCTCAAGGAAGGTATCACGAAGAAGCCAAGCGAGGAGTCGAGCCggctcgccagcgccgtcaaCATCGGCCGCCAGTACGAGGAGAGTCTGAAGCGGGCCACAATGATCAAGAGTGTCGGCAAGGTTACGACGGCGAACACGAACGAGGACTGGACGTGGGAGAcgaagcgcagcgcagccaagGACATGCGCAAGAAGCGCAAGGAGGATGAGAAGAAGGCGATGCTCGCTGAGGAATACGAGGAGTTCCTGCGCAAGCGTGGCATCTCCAACACGGCGGCCGTGACGAAGATTCATCACAAGGGCGAGGGCACGAGCTACAGCACCGACATCCGCTGCGAGGCCATTCACATCCAGCTCGGGAAGCAGGTGCTACTGGACGACACGGACCTAGTGCTGCTGACAGGGCACAAGTACGGCCTCATCGGTCGCAACGGTGCGGGTAAAACGACACTGCTGCGTGCCCTGGCAGAGCGCGAGCTGGAGGGTGTGAGTCCGTTCATGCAGATTCTGCACGTAGAGCAGGAGATCGTCGCGGGGGCAGAGACGCCACTGGAGGTTCTGCTGGCCACCGATGTCGAGcgggcgcagctgctgcgcgaggagcaggagctgctgaagcagaaCGACACGGAGGCCAACGCGCGGCTGAACGAGGTGTACGCTCGACTGGACGCAATCGACGCCCACAGCGccgaggcgcgcgcggccACCATCCTGCATGGCTTGAGCTTCACGCAGGATATGATGACCTCGCCGACCAAGCAGCTCTCCGGTGGTTGGCGCATGCGTGTGGCGCTAGCACGCGCTCTCTTCGTCGAGCccgacgtgctgctgctggatgaGCCGACGAACCACCTCGATCTGTTCGCCGTGCTCTGGCTGGAGCAGTTCCTGAGGGACTGGCAAAAGACGCTCATTGTCGTCTCCCACTCCCGCACCTTTCTCAACAACGTCTGCTCCGAGATCATCCACCTCGTGGGCCACCATCTGCACTACTACAATGGCAACTATGACCAGTTCGAGATCACGCGggtggagcaggagcggcagcagaagaagcagcacgccgcccaggagaagcagcgggcGCACATTCAGGCCTTCATCGACAAGTTTCGCTACAACGCGAACCGGGCCAAGATGGCGCAGTCGCGCATCAAGGCGCTTGAGCGGATGGAGATGGTGGCCGACGTCGTCACCGACCCGCAGTTCGCCTTCACCTTTCCGGATGCCGAGCCGGTGTCTGGCAGCTTCATCGAGATGGTGGACTGCGAGTTCGGCTACAAGCCCGGCGTTAGCCTCTTCAAGGACGTAAACATGGGCATCGACGAGAGCTCGCGCATCGTTCTCGTCGGCGCGAACGGCGTCGGTAAGTCGACCTTCATGAACGTGTGCACTGGCGCTCTTGAGCCGCGCAGTGGTACGGTGGTGCGCAACAAGAAGATCCGTGTCGCCCACTTCGCGCAGCACAACATGGAAAGCCTCACCCCGCAGCTGTCCTCCCTCGAGTTCCTCCGCTCCAAGTTCCCGCACATGGAGGATCAGCAactgcgtgcgcacctcgGCAGCATGGGCCTGTCAGgggagcgcgcgctgcagccgatCTACACCCTCTCCGGTGGACAGAAATCGCGTCTCGTGCTCGCCTGGATCACGTTTCAGAagccgcacctgctgctgctcgatgaGCCGACGAACCACCTCGATATCGACACGGTGAACGCCCTCATCGAGGCGCTTCTAGCGTACAACGGCGGGCTGCTGGTCATCTCACACGACGAGTACTTCATTACGTCCCTGTGCGATGACATCTTCGTCTGCGAAGACAACACCGTGAAGAAGTTCGATGGTGACTTCGCGGAGTACCGCAAGCACGTCATGAAGATGATGAAGTGA
- a CDS encoding U2 splicing auxiliary factor, putative: MTAHVDRCVFFSKMGACRHGDQCTKLHYRPDTSPTVLFPLMYPNPHAVEHIKDREWNFELDRKYLKKHFEHFYKEVWRTFMEFGRIAELRVVSNLGDHLLGNVYIRFEDPQVATRIVKELRGKKLNDIIVLPELSPVTNFAEACCKEDLENRCQRGEQCNYLHIMKVSRRLLEKLEKEQTKYWKKKEKRHEHSSSDRKRSRSRSPADTRW; the protein is encoded by the coding sequence ATGACAGCGCACGTGGATCGCTGCGTCTTCTTCTCCAAGATGGGCGCGTGCCGGCACGGCGATCAGTGCACGAAGTTGCACTACCGCCCCGACACATCGCCGACGGTGCTGTTCCCTCTGATGTACCCAAACCCGCACGCCGTTGAGCACATCAAGGACCGCGAGTGGAACTTCGAGCTGGACAGGAAGTATTTGAAGAAGCATTTTGAGCACTTCTACAAGGAGGTGTGGCGCACCTTCATGGAGTTCGGCCGTattgcggagctgcgcgtcgtGAGCAACCTCGGCGATCACCTCCTGGGCAACGTGTACATCCGCTTCGAGGACCCGCAGGTCGCCACGCGCATCGTaaaggagctgcgcggcaaGAAACTGAATGACATCATTGTGCTGCCTGAGCTGTCGCCTGTCACGAACTTCGCCGAGGCGTGCTGCAAGGAGGATCTCGAGAACCGTTGCCAGCGCGGCGAGCAGTGCAACTACCTCCACATCATGAAGGtgtcgcgccgcctcctcgagaAGCTTGAAAAGGAGCAGACCAAGTACtggaaaaagaaggagaagcgtCACGAGCATAGCAGCAGCGACCGAAAGCGTAGCCGCTCTCGGTCGCCTGCTGACACGCGCTGGTAG
- a CDS encoding delta-1-pyrroline-5-carboxylate dehydrogenase, putative, whose amino-acid sequence MLRRTVSWAFAAFKCPPVLNEPMDNFEPGSASAKGTLEACKAARGEVRECPIMIGGKPYTSSNIIKGIMPSDHQVQIAKAYNATPELARKAVEAAVEASKEWSQVPFRDRAAIFYKAAHLLSTKYRHEMRAATMLGQSKNPWQAEIDCVAEACDFIRWNIHFAEELYAQQPRSVSNSGVWNTTDYRPLEGFVSAITPFNFTAIAANLAGTPALMGNTVVWKPSPTAVLSNYLMYKIMEEAGLPAGVINFVPCEPAVMDSAVNADPRLAAVVFTGSTRVFTEINKNVFSRLETYHNFPRISGETGGKDFHLVHPSADMKHVAAGTVRGAFEFQGQKCSACSRLYAPKTCWKELKALLIKGQKQIKMGQPDDFQSFMCAVIDETSFNKNKKYIEIAKADSSNYEVVVGGKCDKTRGYFVEPTIIETKDPRAQLMREEIFGPVLTVFVYDDSKPGYWKEVCELVDSTTKYGLTGAVFSRERAPIREADKYLRYAAGNYYVNDKCTGAVVGQQPFGGSRLSGSNDKPGAGQFVTRFVSARSIKESFDVTPTISYPHQLPDVYTL is encoded by the coding sequence ATGCTCCGTCGCACCGTGTCCTGGGCCTTCGCGGCCTTCAAGTGCCCACCTGTGCTGAATGAGCCCATGGACAACTTCGAGCCGGGCTCCGCCTCTGCGAAGGGGACGCTGGAGGCCTGCAAGGCGGCTCGCGGGGAGGTGCGGGAGTGCCCAATCATGATTGGCGGCAAGCCGTACACCTCCTCGAACATCATCAAGGGCATTATGCCCTCGGATCACCAAGTGCAGATTGCCAAGGCCTACAACGCAACGCCGGAGCTCGCGAGGAAGGCTGTGGAGGCGGCTGTGGAGGCCTCCAAGGAGTGGAGCCAGGTGCCCTTCCGCGACCGTGCGGCCATCTTCTACAAGGCGGCACACCTCCTGTCAACCAAATACCGCCACGAGATGCGCGCCGCGACGATGCTGGGCCAGAGCAAGAATCCGTGGCAGGCGGAGATCGACTGCGTCGCCGAGGCCTGTGACTTCATCCGCTGGAACATCCACTTTGCTGAGGAGCTGtacgcacagcagccgcgctcCGTCTCGAACAGCGGCGTGTGGAACACGACGGACTACCGTCCGCTCGAGGGGTTTGTGTCGGCCATCACGCCCTTCAACTTCACGGCCATCGCCGCGAACCTCGCTGGCACGCCGGCGCTGATGGGCAACACGGTGGTCTGGAAGCCGAGCCCGACAGCGGTGCTCTCGAACTACCTCATGTACAAGATTATGGAGGAGGCAGGGCTGCCGGCTGGCGTCATCAATTTTGTGCCGTGCGAGCCAGCGGTGATGGACAGCGCCGTGAATGCCGACccgcgcctcgccgccgtcgtcttcaCCGGCTCGACCCGCGTCTTTACCGAAATCAACAAGAACGTCTTCAGCCGCCTCGAGACGTACCACAACTTTCCGCGCATCTCCGGCGAGACGGGCGGCAAGGACTTCCACCTCGTCCACCCCTCTGCCGACATGAAGCACGTGGCAGCCGGCACCGTCCGTGGCGCTTTCGAGTTCCAAGGGCAGAAATGCAGCGCGTGCTCGCGGCTGTACGCGCCAAAGACCTGCTGGAAGGAGTTGAAGGCATTGCTCATCAAGGGCCAGAAGCAGATCAAGATGGGCCAGCCGGACGACTTCCAGAGCTTCATGTGCGCCGTCATCGACGAGACGTCCTTCAACAAGAATAAGAAGTACATCGAAATCGCCAAGGCGGACTCGAGCAACTACGAGGTCGTTGTGGGAGGCAAGTGCGACAAGACGAGGGGGTACTTCGTTGAGCCGACCATCATTGAGACGAAGGACCCCCGCGCGCAGCTCATGCGCGAGGAGATATTTGGCCCTGTGCTGACGGTGTTTGTGTATGACGACAGTAAGCCGGGGTACTGGAAAGAAGTGTGCGAGCTCGTCGACTCGACCACGAAGTACGGCCTGACCGGTGCCGTCTTCTCTCGCGAGCGTGCGCCGATCAGGGAGGCGGACAAGTACCTGCGCTACGCGGCGGGCAACTACTATGTGAACGACAAGTGCACCGGCGCTGTCGTTGGCCAGCAGCCGTTCGGCGGCTCGCGCCTGAGCGGCTCGAATGACAAGCCGGGTGCCGGCCAGTTCGTCACCCGCTTCGTCTCGGCCCGCTCCATCAAGGAGAGCTTCGACGTGACGCCCACCATCTCGTACCCGCACCAGCTGCCCGATGTGTACACGCTGTAg